Proteins from a genomic interval of Mycolicibacterium grossiae:
- a CDS encoding acetyl-CoA hydrolase/transferase family protein produces MPEELSAEQAAALLHPSDTLGIPLGPGQPPAFLRALGERTDWTDLRVYGALLAVLTELFTRPGVRYTSGFYGPLERALRDADADVEFTPADFRRFGPLLQRQAPRVVTTVAAAPDADGWCSLSLHAGGTVAELRRAATDPDRLLVVEASEAYPRTYGHGGYRHALHVDDIDVLVRSTEPPLALPGGDAAPSDVDEAIAEHTVAYVPSGATLQTGIGSIPNQIATLLAEGDGGDYGLHSEMFTDGCMRLHRAGKVTNARKGQYDGISVTTFAFGSDDLYAWLDDNRDVAFLPVEIVNAPEVIGANDTMVTINGALAVDLHGQVVADTIDGGQFSGIGGAEDFVAGAGMELSDRSLICLPSTYSTADGEPRSRIVPWFGPGAVITTPRHQVDVIVTEYGAAELEGKTVRERGEALAAVAHPRFRDDLLAAAARAAHGRSPVA; encoded by the coding sequence GTGCCCGAAGAGCTCAGCGCCGAGCAGGCCGCCGCACTGCTCCACCCGTCCGACACCCTCGGCATCCCGCTCGGGCCGGGACAGCCGCCGGCCTTCCTGCGGGCGCTCGGCGAGCGCACCGACTGGACCGACCTGCGGGTCTACGGCGCGCTGCTCGCCGTCCTCACCGAGCTGTTCACCCGCCCCGGCGTGCGCTACACGTCCGGCTTCTACGGGCCGCTGGAGCGGGCACTGCGCGACGCGGACGCCGACGTCGAATTCACCCCGGCGGACTTCCGCCGGTTCGGTCCGCTGCTGCAGCGCCAAGCGCCGCGCGTCGTGACGACCGTGGCAGCGGCCCCGGACGCCGACGGCTGGTGTTCGCTCTCGCTGCACGCCGGCGGTACCGTGGCCGAATTGCGGCGCGCAGCAACCGATCCGGATCGGCTGCTGGTCGTGGAGGCGTCCGAGGCGTATCCCCGCACGTACGGTCACGGCGGGTACCGGCACGCGCTGCACGTCGACGACATCGACGTGCTGGTGCGCTCGACGGAACCGCCGCTGGCCCTGCCGGGCGGGGACGCCGCACCGTCGGACGTCGACGAGGCGATCGCCGAGCACACCGTGGCCTACGTCCCGTCCGGCGCCACGCTGCAGACCGGCATCGGGTCGATCCCCAATCAGATCGCCACCTTGCTCGCCGAGGGCGACGGCGGCGACTACGGACTGCACAGCGAGATGTTCACCGACGGATGCATGCGCCTGCACCGCGCAGGGAAGGTGACCAACGCCCGCAAGGGTCAGTACGACGGCATCAGCGTCACGACGTTCGCGTTCGGCTCCGACGACCTGTATGCCTGGCTGGACGACAATCGCGACGTCGCGTTCCTGCCGGTGGAGATCGTCAACGCGCCGGAGGTCATCGGTGCCAACGACACGATGGTCACCATCAACGGCGCGCTCGCCGTCGACCTGCACGGCCAGGTGGTCGCCGACACCATCGACGGCGGCCAGTTCAGCGGCATCGGCGGCGCCGAGGACTTCGTCGCCGGAGCCGGCATGGAACTGTCCGACCGGTCGCTGATCTGCCTGCCCTCGACCTACTCCACCGCCGACGGCGAGCCGAGGTCGCGGATCGTGCCGTGGTTCGGTCCGGGCGCGGTGATCACGACGCCGCGCCATCAGGTCGACGTGATCGTCACCGAGTACGGCGCCGCCGAGCTGGAGGGCAAGACGGTGCGCGAGCGCGGCGAGGCCCTGGCCGCCGTCGCACACCCGCGGTTCCGCGACGACCTGCTGGCCGCCGCGGCCCGTGCCGCGCACGGCCGCTCGCCGGTCGCGTGA
- a CDS encoding saccharopine dehydrogenase family protein yields MRILLVGAGGVGSAFCAIAARRSFFEAVVVCDYDAARARQAADAVRDPRFTADRVDATSSDAVAALVREHRITHVMNAVDPRFVMPLFEGALAGGADYLDMAMSLSRRHPDKPYEEVGVKLGDEQFAAEDSWRDAGRLALVGMGVEPGLSDVFARYAADELFSEIDELGTRDGANLRVEGYDFAPSFSIWTTIEECLNPPVIWEAGRGWFVTEPFSEPEVFDFPEGIGPVECVNVEHEEVLLMPRWIDCKRATFKYGLGEEFIDVLKTLHKLGLDRTEKVSVAGVEVSPRDVVAACLPNPATLGPKMTGKTCAGLWVTGTGTDGNPRSTYLYHVVDNAWSMAEYGHQCVVWQTAVNPVVAMELLADGTWSGSGVLGPEAFPAQPFLDLLTAYGSPWGQREL; encoded by the coding sequence ATGCGCATACTCCTGGTGGGTGCCGGCGGTGTCGGGTCCGCGTTCTGCGCCATCGCGGCGCGGCGGAGCTTCTTCGAGGCGGTGGTCGTCTGCGACTACGACGCCGCCCGCGCCCGGCAGGCCGCCGACGCCGTACGGGATCCCCGCTTCACCGCCGACCGGGTGGACGCCACGTCGTCCGACGCGGTGGCCGCGCTGGTCCGGGAGCACCGCATCACCCACGTGATGAACGCCGTCGACCCCCGCTTCGTCATGCCGCTGTTCGAGGGCGCGCTGGCCGGCGGTGCGGACTACCTCGACATGGCGATGAGCCTGTCCCGGCGCCACCCGGACAAGCCCTACGAGGAGGTCGGCGTCAAGCTCGGCGACGAGCAGTTCGCCGCCGAGGACTCCTGGCGCGACGCCGGGCGGCTGGCGCTCGTCGGCATGGGCGTCGAGCCGGGGCTGTCGGACGTGTTCGCGCGCTACGCCGCGGACGAGCTGTTCTCCGAGATCGACGAACTGGGCACCCGCGACGGCGCCAACCTTCGGGTCGAGGGCTACGACTTCGCCCCGTCCTTCTCCATCTGGACCACCATCGAGGAGTGCCTTAACCCGCCGGTGATCTGGGAGGCCGGCCGCGGCTGGTTCGTCACCGAGCCCTTCAGCGAGCCCGAGGTGTTCGACTTCCCCGAGGGCATCGGCCCGGTCGAGTGCGTCAACGTGGAGCACGAGGAAGTGCTGCTCATGCCGCGGTGGATCGACTGCAAGCGCGCGACGTTCAAGTACGGGCTCGGCGAGGAGTTCATCGACGTGCTCAAGACGCTGCACAAGCTGGGGCTGGACCGCACCGAGAAGGTGTCGGTCGCCGGGGTCGAGGTCAGTCCACGCGACGTCGTGGCCGCGTGCCTGCCGAACCCCGCGACGCTCGGGCCGAAGATGACCGGCAAGACGTGCGCCGGGCTGTGGGTCACCGGCACCGGCACGGACGGCAACCCGCGCTCGACGTACCTGTACCACGTCGTCGACAACGCCTGGTCGATGGCGGAGTACGGCCACCAGTGCGTGGTGTGGCAGACGGCCGTGAACCCCGTCGTCGCAATGGAGCTGCTCGCCGACGGCACCTGGTCCGGCAGCGGCGTCCTCGGACCCGAGGCGTTCCCCGCGCAGCCGTTCCTCGACCTGCTCACCGCCTACGGGTCCCCGTGGGGGCAGCGGGAGCTGTAG
- a CDS encoding cytochrome P450 produces the protein MTTTAEAQTMLGRLLDPANRADPYAVYREIRESGPLLLPEGHLVVFSSFAHCDDVLRHPASASDGTKSTLVQRRMADGEVVRPLGTPGFLFLDPPDHTRLRKLVSKAFVPKVVKALEPDIASMVDALLDAAAARGSLDVVADLAYPLPVAVICRLLGVPLEDEPEFSRASAILAQALDPFITVTGEAPGGVEERLQAGQWLRDYLGDLVDRRRAAPRDDLISGLIAAEEAGDQLTEEEIVATCNLLLIAGHETTVNLIANGMLAMLRQPRRWQALAEDPGRVSAVVEETMRFDPPVQLAMRIAGEDMTVGGVDVPRGDTMMLLLAAAHRDPAAHDEPDVFDPDRGAIRHLGFGKGPHFCLGAPLARLEAAVALSAAAARFPAARLAGEPVYKPNLTLRGMSSLSVAIR, from the coding sequence ATGACGACCACTGCCGAGGCGCAGACGATGCTCGGGCGGCTGCTGGACCCGGCCAACCGCGCCGACCCGTATGCGGTGTACCGGGAGATCCGCGAGAGCGGGCCGCTGCTCCTGCCCGAGGGGCACCTCGTGGTGTTCTCGTCGTTCGCCCACTGCGACGACGTGCTGCGCCACCCGGCGTCGGCCAGCGACGGGACGAAGTCGACCCTGGTGCAGCGCCGCATGGCCGACGGCGAGGTCGTGCGACCGCTGGGGACGCCGGGCTTCCTGTTCCTCGACCCGCCGGACCACACGCGGCTGCGCAAGCTCGTCAGCAAGGCCTTCGTGCCCAAGGTGGTCAAGGCGCTCGAACCGGACATCGCCTCGATGGTCGACGCCCTGCTCGACGCGGCCGCCGCGCGCGGCTCCCTCGACGTCGTCGCCGATCTCGCGTACCCGCTTCCCGTCGCGGTGATCTGCCGCCTCCTCGGCGTCCCGCTGGAGGACGAACCGGAGTTCAGCCGGGCGTCGGCGATCCTGGCGCAGGCGCTCGACCCGTTCATCACCGTCACCGGCGAGGCGCCGGGCGGCGTCGAGGAACGGTTGCAGGCCGGGCAGTGGCTGCGCGATTACCTGGGCGATCTCGTCGACCGGCGCCGGGCGGCGCCGCGCGACGACCTGATCTCCGGGCTCATCGCCGCCGAGGAGGCCGGCGACCAGCTGACCGAGGAGGAGATCGTCGCGACGTGCAACCTGCTGCTGATCGCGGGGCACGAGACGACGGTGAACCTCATCGCCAACGGCATGCTGGCCATGCTGCGTCAGCCCCGGCGGTGGCAGGCCCTGGCCGAGGATCCCGGGCGGGTGTCGGCGGTGGTCGAGGAGACCATGCGCTTCGATCCGCCGGTGCAGCTGGCGATGCGCATCGCGGGCGAGGACATGACGGTCGGCGGCGTCGACGTGCCCCGGGGCGACACCATGATGCTGCTGCTCGCCGCCGCGCACCGCGACCCGGCGGCGCACGACGAACCCGACGTCTTCGACCCCGACCGCGGCGCCATCCGGCACCTCGGCTTCGGCAAGGGGCCGCACTTCTGCCTCGGTGCGCCGCTCGCCCGGCTGGAGGCCGCGGTGGCGTTGTCGGCGGCCGCGGCGCGCTTCCCGGCCGCCCGGCTGGCCGGTGAACCGGTCTACAAGCCGAACCTGACGTTGCGCGGCATGTCTTCGCTTTCGGTCGCCATCCGGTGA
- the tgt gene encoding tRNA guanosine(34) transglycosylase Tgt gives MSAQLPDRAGRVGVIHTPHGDVHTPAFVAVGTQATVKAVLPEAMQAAGAQAVLANAYHLYLQPGPDVVDEAGGLGAFMNWPGPTYTDSGGFQVMSLGVGFKKVLAMDTERVRADDVIAEGKERLAHVDDDGVTFRSHLDGSTHRFTPEVSIGIQHQLGADVIFAFDELTTLVNTRAYQETSVQRTHEWAVRCLAEHRRQTRARAHRPYQALFGVVQGAQYEDLRRRAARGLTEIRDADGNGFDGYGIGGALEKQNLATIVGWVTDELPEDKPRHLLGISEPDDLFAAVAAGADTFDCVSPSRVARNAAVYSADGRYNITGARYKRDWAPLDPECDCYTCAHYTRAYVHHLFKAKEMLASTLCTIHNERFVIHLVDRIREAITAGSFDDLRDEVLGRYYARH, from the coding sequence GTGTCGGCGCAGCTGCCCGACCGTGCCGGTCGCGTCGGCGTCATCCACACCCCGCACGGCGACGTGCACACCCCCGCCTTCGTCGCGGTGGGCACCCAGGCCACGGTGAAGGCGGTGCTGCCGGAAGCGATGCAGGCCGCCGGCGCTCAGGCGGTCCTGGCCAACGCCTACCACCTCTACCTGCAGCCGGGACCGGACGTCGTCGACGAGGCGGGCGGCCTCGGTGCGTTCATGAACTGGCCCGGACCCACCTACACCGACAGCGGTGGCTTCCAGGTGATGTCGTTGGGCGTGGGCTTCAAGAAGGTGCTCGCGATGGACACCGAGCGGGTCCGCGCCGACGACGTCATCGCCGAGGGCAAGGAGCGGCTGGCCCACGTCGACGACGACGGGGTGACGTTCCGGTCGCACCTCGACGGGTCGACGCACCGCTTCACCCCGGAGGTCTCGATCGGGATCCAGCATCAGCTGGGGGCCGACGTCATCTTCGCCTTCGACGAGCTGACGACGCTGGTGAATACCCGTGCCTATCAGGAGACGTCGGTGCAGCGGACGCACGAGTGGGCCGTGCGCTGCCTCGCCGAGCACCGCCGCCAGACCCGCGCCCGGGCGCACCGGCCGTACCAGGCGCTGTTCGGCGTCGTGCAGGGTGCGCAGTACGAGGACCTGCGTCGGCGCGCCGCCCGCGGGCTGACCGAGATCCGCGACGCCGACGGCAACGGGTTCGACGGCTACGGCATCGGCGGTGCGCTGGAGAAGCAGAACCTCGCCACGATCGTCGGGTGGGTGACCGACGAACTGCCCGAGGACAAGCCGCGGCATCTGCTCGGCATCAGCGAGCCCGACGATCTCTTCGCCGCCGTCGCGGCGGGCGCCGACACGTTCGACTGCGTGTCGCCGTCGCGGGTGGCCCGCAACGCAGCGGTCTACTCGGCCGACGGTCGCTACAACATAACGGGCGCGCGGTACAAGCGTGACTGGGCACCGCTGGACCCGGAATGCGACTGCTACACGTGCGCGCACTACACCCGCGCCTACGTGCACCACCTGTTCAAGGCCAAGGAGATGCTGGCCTCGACGCTGTGCACGATTCACAACGAGCGCTTCGTGATCCATCTGGTGGACCGCATCCGCGAGGCGATCACCGCCGGCAGCTTCGACGACCTCCGCGACGAGGTGCTGGGCCGGTACTACGCACGCCACTAG
- a CDS encoding lipoprotein LpqH, which translates to MKRGVLIAASSGVLLIAGLSGCSSGDSSSSGSSSESSSSSSSSSSSSSASSSASGGATKVTVDGQEQQVNGQVVCGTMGGNVNIAIGQGTTGIAAVLGDGDNPTVTSVGLGNVNGVTLAVGAGVGDATAVKDGKNYKITGNASGVDMSNPMAGAVTKPFEIDVTCP; encoded by the coding sequence GTGAAGCGTGGTGTGCTGATTGCCGCCAGCAGTGGGGTGCTCCTCATCGCCGGCCTGTCCGGATGTTCCTCGGGCGACTCGTCCTCGAGTGGGTCGTCGTCGGAGAGTTCCTCGTCCTCGTCCTCGTCCTCGTCCTCGTCCTCGGCGTCGTCGTCGGCGTCCGGCGGCGCCACCAAGGTGACGGTCGACGGCCAGGAGCAGCAGGTGAACGGGCAGGTGGTGTGCGGGACGATGGGCGGCAACGTGAACATCGCCATCGGCCAGGGCACCACCGGCATCGCCGCCGTCCTCGGCGACGGCGACAACCCCACGGTGACCTCCGTCGGCCTCGGCAACGTCAACGGCGTCACCCTGGCGGTGGGGGCCGGCGTCGGCGACGCCACGGCCGTCAAGGACGGCAAGAACTACAAGATCACCGGCAACGCCTCCGGGGTGGACATGTCCAACCCCATGGCCGGCGCGGTGACCAAGCCCTTCGAGATCGACGTCACCTGCCCCTGA
- a CDS encoding PE-PPE domain-containing protein: protein MGKHTNSGARRTGTRAAAALGAVALSSALVLGHAGGPEIVDATVRLTNAVIGAGGRDDGTGARLLAKLQGKASPAGYDYDPITYPATINLAYSRDVGVPVMRDAITAHAAEPSIVVLGYSEGALVAERVREQLQSLPVGTGGAPSEHQLTFVLIGAPFAPNGGVYDRFPGLSLPFVIDPMRPAAPTRYDTVYHAIEYDPYADFPAYFNPLSLLNAALGVRYSHSDAAYDQIDPASTPSTTTTVTNTAGGHDTYVLYRSATLPLLGPIREVATLLGLTPFTEPLLRAVEPLLRLAVDMGYTDRTHATVATPTPFSFVTPPGRVIETLLGVPEALREGVRNLVGGSPAPAPPVTTARTPVPSPDATTSASDTDVETRSATTSSVDGPPAGRRHPTLVADGNKVTPDGAPAAPASHVGTAGPGDAPAALEQEPAAGGHGDDVPSGDDADAPGTAPTNTAPTNTDPSGTGAPDGEGDAGQEAA from the coding sequence GTGGGCAAGCACACGAACAGCGGGGCCCGACGGACGGGGACGCGCGCCGCCGCGGCACTCGGAGCCGTCGCACTGTCCTCGGCGCTGGTCCTCGGCCACGCCGGCGGTCCCGAGATCGTCGATGCGACGGTGCGGTTGACCAACGCGGTGATCGGCGCCGGTGGCCGTGACGACGGCACGGGCGCCCGCCTCCTGGCAAAGCTGCAGGGCAAGGCCAGCCCCGCCGGCTACGACTACGACCCGATCACCTACCCCGCCACGATCAACCTCGCCTACAGCCGCGACGTCGGCGTGCCCGTCATGCGCGATGCCATCACCGCGCACGCCGCCGAGCCGTCGATCGTCGTCCTCGGCTACTCCGAGGGCGCCCTGGTGGCCGAGCGGGTGCGCGAGCAGCTGCAGTCACTCCCGGTCGGTACGGGTGGCGCACCATCGGAGCACCAACTCACCTTCGTCCTGATCGGGGCGCCGTTCGCACCGAACGGCGGTGTGTACGACCGCTTTCCGGGATTGTCCCTCCCGTTCGTCATCGACCCGATGCGCCCGGCGGCCCCCACCCGCTACGACACCGTCTACCACGCCATCGAATACGACCCGTACGCCGACTTCCCGGCCTACTTCAACCCGCTGTCACTTCTGAATGCCGCACTCGGCGTGCGGTATTCGCACTCCGACGCCGCCTACGACCAGATCGATCCGGCGTCGACGCCGAGCACCACGACGACGGTGACCAACACCGCGGGCGGTCACGACACCTACGTGCTCTACCGCAGTGCGACGCTGCCCCTGCTCGGGCCGATCCGGGAGGTCGCCACGCTCCTCGGCCTGACGCCGTTCACCGAGCCGCTGCTGCGCGCCGTCGAACCCCTGCTGCGACTGGCCGTCGACATGGGCTACACCGACCGCACCCACGCGACCGTCGCGACCCCCACGCCGTTCTCCTTCGTCACCCCGCCCGGCAGGGTGATCGAGACGCTCCTCGGCGTGCCGGAGGCGCTTCGGGAAGGGGTGCGCAATCTCGTCGGTGGCAGCCCCGCCCCGGCGCCCCCGGTGACGACCGCCCGAACGCCCGTCCCATCGCCGGACGCGACCACGTCGGCCTCCGATACCGACGTCGAAACGCGTTCTGCGACAACTTCTTCAGTCGATGGCCCGCCCGCCGGACGGCGGCACCCGACGCTGGTCGCCGACGGCAACAAGGTCACCCCGGACGGTGCGCCCGCGGCACCGGCCAGCCACGTCGGGACGGCTGGTCCCGGCGACGCGCCGGCCGCACTGGAGCAGGAGCCGGCCGCCGGTGGCCACGGCGACGACGTCCCGTCCGGAGACGACGCCGATGCGCCGGGCACGGCCCCGACCAACACCGCTCCGACGAACACCGATCCTTCCGGCACCGGTGCCCCCGACGGAGAGGGCGACGCCGGGCAGGAGGCCGCCTGA
- a CDS encoding TetR/AcrR family transcriptional regulator: MDLVGEHGVGGTSLQMIADAVGVTKAAVYHQFNTKNEIVIAMTERELASLVEPLADAEAEPDRTRARTVLLLRVIDVAVARRRWIGTLTNDPVVVRLLSEHPPFTAFVGRLYGVLLGERDDAGANEAGADDTEDRVAAAVVSAAIAGSVVNPVVSDVDDDTLRTVLGRIIRRVLDLPG, encoded by the coding sequence ATGGACCTCGTCGGCGAGCACGGTGTCGGCGGGACGTCGCTGCAGATGATCGCCGACGCGGTCGGCGTCACCAAGGCCGCCGTCTACCACCAGTTCAATACGAAGAACGAGATCGTCATCGCGATGACGGAGCGCGAGCTCGCCTCGCTCGTGGAGCCGCTGGCTGACGCCGAGGCCGAGCCGGACCGCACGCGTGCCAGGACGGTGCTGCTCCTGCGCGTCATCGACGTGGCGGTGGCCCGGCGCCGGTGGATCGGCACGCTCACCAACGACCCGGTGGTCGTCCGTCTGCTGAGCGAGCATCCGCCGTTCACGGCGTTCGTCGGCCGGTTGTACGGCGTGCTGCTCGGCGAACGGGACGACGCCGGAGCCAACGAGGCGGGCGCCGACGACACGGAGGACCGTGTCGCAGCGGCCGTCGTGTCCGCGGCCATCGCCGGGTCGGTGGTCAACCCGGTGGTGTCCGACGTGGACGACGACACGCTGCGCACGGTCCTCGGTCGGATCATCCGGCGCGTCCTCGATCTGCCCGGCTGA